In the genome of Amaranthus tricolor cultivar Red isolate AtriRed21 chromosome 15, ASM2621246v1, whole genome shotgun sequence, one region contains:
- the LOC130800971 gene encoding cysteine-rich receptor-like protein kinase 5 produces MVPLRPHLHQILQFLKGSGNLTVIVGVGVGLGAVLLVGIVVGTILYKRKKNKKNPQHNITNSQNNEEGNESPPPPPPVEKIVTMESLQYEWETLKAATRNFSDDRKLGQGGFGIVYKGTLGNGQEIAVKRLSKGSGQGDKEFKNEAVLVAKLQHRNLVKLEGFCLTKEEKLLVYEFVPNKSLDCFLFDLEKRKQLNWTKRFDIIKGVARGMMYLHEDSPIRIIHRDLKAANVLLDSVMNPKIADFGMARIFDEQTYCHTSRVAGTYGYMAPEYLIHGHFNVKSDVYSFGVLVFEIMSGRKISAMTNQSGVIENLLSYGWRCWKEGRSKDFIDSTLKETYSKGEITKCIHLALLCVQEDMKERPSMSTIVLMLNSNFGVGALSMPAPPAFMYIGNNQQSTAISTNTASMMWSSGTSIND; encoded by the exons AGTTTCTAAAG GGCTCAG GAAACCTTACAGTAATTGTTGGTGTTGGTGTGGGACTAGGAGCCGTCTTACTGGTGGGAATCGTTGTAGGCACAATCCTTTACAAaaggaaaaagaacaagaagaatCCTCAACATAATATCACCAACTCTCAAAATAATG AAGAAGGGAATGAGTCACCTCCCCCTCCACCACCAGTAGAGAAGATCGTTACAATGGAGAGCTTGCAGTATGAATGGGAAACTCTGAAAGCCGCCACTAGGAATTTCTCGGATGATCGGAAACTTGGTCAAGGTGGCTTTGGCATCGTTTACAAG GGGACCTTAGGAAATGGACAAGAAATAGCTGTAAAAAGGCTATCAAAAGGCTCTGGCCAAGGTGATAAAGAATTCAAGAATGAGGCAGTATTAGTAGCCAAACTTCAACACAGAAATTTAGTGAAGTTGGAAGGGTTTTGCTTGACAAAAGAAGAAAAGTTACTTGTGTATGAGTTTGTGCCCAACAAAAGTCTTGACTGCTTTCTATTTG ATCTAGAAAAGCGAAAACAACTGAATTGGACAAAGCGTTTTGACATCATTAAAGGTGTTGCTCGAGGAATGATGTACTTACATGAAGACTCTCCCATTCGAATTATTCATCGTGACCTTAAAGCAGCCAATGTTTTGTTAGACTCTGTAATGAATCCTAAGATTGCAGATTTTGGCATGGCAAGGATCTTTGATGAACAAACCTATTGCCATACAAGTAGAGTTGCTGGGACTTA TGGTTATATGGCTCCAGAGTACTTAATTCACGGACATTTCAATGTGAAATCAGATGTATATAGTTTTGGTGTACTTGTTTTTGAGATCATGAGCGGAAGAAAAATAAGTGCTATGACTAATCAATCCGGTGTGATTGAAAACCTTCTAAGCTAT GGATGGAGATGTTGGAAGGAAGGAAGATCAAAAGATTTCATAGATTCAACACTTAAAGAAACATATTCAAAAGGAGAAATCACAAAGTGCATACATCTAGCCTTGTTATGTGTCCAAGAAGACATGAAAGAAAGACCTTCTATGTCAACAATAGTCCTGATGCTCAACTCTAACTTTGGTGTTGGTGCATTGTCAATGCCTGCGCCACCAGCTTTCATGTACATTGGAaataatcaacaatcaacagcCATTAGCACTAACACTGCTTCTATGATGTGGTCTAGTGGAACATCAATCAATGACTAA
- the LOC130801229 gene encoding uncharacterized protein LOC130801229, with protein sequence MSNASRLSSLRSSFSYCVQQVRNYDYHNYLCLLELPPEMRRAAFALRAFNVETAKAMDVASDPRIGLMRLIWWQDAVDKIYANKLIEHPIAQSLSSIVAEHKISKAWLKRSIDARIKDAQREPDETPKTVEELEKYSEDTQSTILYTTLQAGGINSTAADHAASHIGKASGLGLLLKSFPYHASRQRLFAYIPSDIAIKHGLLIEDGGQTGIRMDSREGLSNAVFEMASLANTHLQKARQLAKTVPKEAIPVLLPAVPTQVLLDSLHRVNFDVFDLRLQRGVLGIPPLWFQLKLKWQSWRGKY encoded by the coding sequence ATGAGCAATGCCTCCAGATTGAGTAGTCTAAGATCTTCTTTCTCATACTGTGTACAACAAGTAAGAAACTATGATTACCACAATTACCTTTGTCTGCTCGAACTGCCCCCTGAAATGCGAAGAGCTGCATTTGCACTTCGTGCCTTCAATGTCGAAACTGCCAAAGCTATGGATGTTGCTTCTGATCCCAGGATTGGCCTAATGCGCCTTATCTGGTGGCAAGATGCAGTTGACAAAATCTACGCCAATAAGCTGATTGAGCATCCTATAGCTCAATCTCTATCATCTATTGTAGCAGAGCATAAAATCAGTAAGGCTTGGCTGAAAAGATCTATTGATGCTCGTATTAAAGATGCGCAAAGGGAACCTGATGAAACCCCCAAGACTGTGGAAGAGCTAGAGAAATATTCGGAGGACACGCAATCAACTATCTTATACACAACACTGCAAGCTGGTGGCATTAATTCTACAGCGGCCGATCATGCTGCTTCTCATATTGGTAAAGCTAGTGGGCTTGGTCTACTGCTGAAGTCTTTTCCATACCATGCTAGTCGCCAGCGATTATTTGCTTATATTCCTTCCGACATTGCAATCAAACACGGACTGTTAATCGAGGATGGGGGTCAGACTGGGATCAGAATGGATTCCCGTGAGGGGCTCAGTAATGCGGTCTTTGAGATGGCATCCTTGGCAAACACACATCTACAGAAGGCGCGTCAGTTGGCTAAAACAGTCCCTAAAGAGGCTATTCCTGTGCTCCTCCCTGCAGTTCCAACTCAAGTGCTCTTGGATTCTCTGCATCGGGTGAATTTTGATGTTTTTGATTTGAGATTGCAACGTGGTGTTTTGGGGATTCCTCCATTATGGTTTCAGTTAAAATTAAAGTGGCAGTCATGGAGGGGGAAATATTGA
- the LOC130801230 gene encoding vacuolar-processing enzyme, with translation MATLKSTLGILAVLAFLTLEILCISCEAYRPWEMNIRLPSDKKEIQKEKVNQAEAQKDSGTRWALLVAGSQGFGNYRHQADVCHAYQILKKGGLKDENIVVFMNDDIANNPLNPKKGVIINSPKGEDVYAGVPKDYTGEQVTAENMYAVLLGNKSAVKGGSGKVIDSKPNDRIFVYYSDHGGPGVLGMPNLPYVYGKDFIEVLKKKHASKGYKEMVMYIEACESGSVFEGLMPEDLNIYVTTASNAEESSYGTYCPGMDPAPPAEFTTCLGDLYSIAWMEDSETHNLKKETITQQYEKVKARTSNFNTYAAGSHVMEYGNKSIKPEKVYLYQGFDPATVNLPANSLPLDITLGVVNQRDADILFLWKMFERSKDKPEEKHKILTEITETTKHRTHLDSSIELIGKLLFGLSNGPSILSAKPKPGSPLVNDWDCMKSMVRTFEKECGSLTQYGMKHMRAFANICNKGILLSEMEEACIAACSWRNGGQWHPSFYGYSA, from the exons ATGGCTACTCTGAAATCAACCTTAGGTATTCTTGCAGTGTTAGCCTTTCTAACTCTTGAAATTCTATGCATTTCTTGTGAAGCATATAGGCCATGGGAGATGAACATTCGATTGCCTTCTGACAAGAAAGAAATACAAAAGGAAAAAGTAAATCAAGCAGAAGCTCAGAAGGATTCTGGTACTAGGTGGGCTCTTCTTGTTGCTGGTTCTCAAGGTTTTGGTAATTACAGGCATCAG GCAGATGTTTGTCATGCATATCAGATATTAAAGAAAGGAGGATTGAAAGATGAGAATATAGTAGTGTTTATGAATGATGATATTGCTAATAACCCCCTTAATCCAAAGAAAGGTGTGATTATCAATAGCCCTAAAGGTGAAGATGTATATGCTGGTGTTCCTAAG GATTATACAGGGGAGCAAGTAACTGCGGAGAACATGTATGCAGTGCTTCTCGGTAACAAGAGTGCTGTGAAAGGTGGCAGTGGAAAGGTCATCGATAGCAAACCAAATGACAGGATCTTTGTATACTACTCCGATCATGGGGGTCCTGGTGTGCTAG GTATGCCCAATTTACCATACGTGTATGGTAAGGACTTCATTGAGGTTTTGAAAAAAAAGCATGCTTCAAAAGGCTACAAGGAAATG GTAATGTATATTGAAGCTTGTGAAAGCGGAAGTGTTTTTGAGGGATTGATGCCTGAAGATCTGAATATATATGTTACAACTGCGTCCAATGCCGAAGAAAGTAGCTATGGAACTTATTGTCCTGGTATGGACCCTGCACCGCCTGCTGAATTCACGACGTGCTTAGGGGATTTATATAGCATAGCCTGGATGGAGGACAG CGAGACGCACAATTTGAAGAAAGAAACCATCACCCAACAATATGAGAAG GTAAAGGCAAGAACGTCAAATTTCAACACCTACGCGGCTGGATCCCATGTGATGGAGTACGGAAATAAAAGCATTAAACCAGAGAAAGTGTATCTATACCAAGGTTTTGATCCAGCGACTGTGAACCTTCCCGCTAATAGTTTGCCTCTTGATATTACGTTAGGTGTCGTAAATCAGCGAGATGCAGACATTCTCTTCCTCTGGAAAATG TTTGAAAGATCAAAAGACAAACCAGAGGAGAAGCATAAAATCCTTACAGAGATAACTGAGACAACGAAACATAGAACTCACCTCGACAGTAGCATCGAACTGATTGGAAAACTCCTGTTTGGACTAAGCAATGGCCCTTCCATTTTAAGTGCAAAACCAAAACCGGGTTCGCCTCTTGTCAATGATTGGGATTGCATGAAATCAATG GTTCGGACTTTTGAGAAAGAATGTGGTTCTTTAACTCAATACGGCATGAAACATATGCGAGCCTTTGCTAACATTTGCAACAAGGGGATTTTACTGTCTGAAATGGAGGAAGCTTGCATTGCAGCATGCAGTTGGCGCAACGGAGGGCAATGGCATCCTTCGTTCTACGGTTATAGTGCTTAA
- the LOC130801231 gene encoding auxin-responsive protein SAUR36-like: MMIGKRNRGFKLGRKLIRGFKWIIRRRSKLSKYEKLEKSKTISRLCNWGRKIKRGLLNSVATRGYVRVGHDSVIDSKPIHIPKGHLAVHVEEPEGDTRRVLVPILFLNHPLFGKLLEEAENVYGFDHPGRITIPCPISEFENVQMRIAAGNRKCLPRPGGYCPNNNISGAKCLFL; encoded by the coding sequence ATGATGATCGGAAAAAGAAACAGGGGATTCAAATTGGGCCGGAAATTGATTCGGGGTTTTAAATGGATCATCCGGAGAAGATCAAAATTAAGCAAATATGAGAAGTTAGAAAAAAGCAAGACAATTTCGAGATTGTGCAATTGGGGAAGGAAGATTAAACGCGGATTGCTTAACTCGGTAGCAACTCGGGGATACGTACGAGTTGGTCATGACTCAGTGATTGACTCAAAACCGATTCACATTCCGAAGGGGCATCTGGCTGTACACGTGGAGGAGCCAGAAGGTGACACACGGCGTGTTCTGGTGCCTATTCTGTTCTTGAATCATCCTCTGTTTGGGAAGTTGTTGGAAGAGGCAGAGAATGTTTATGGGTTTGATCATCCGGGTCGGATAACTATACCATGTCCAATATCGGAATTTGAGAATGTTCAGATGAGGATTGCTGCAGGAAATCGGAAATGTCTGCCCCGACCCGGAGGTTATTgtccaaataataatatttccgGAGCCAAATGTTTGTTTCTATGA